A genomic window from Agreia sp. COWG includes:
- a CDS encoding FHA domain-containing protein, with translation MSELTLLILQFAFLALLWIFVFVVVYAMRSDLFGRRVKKLPDGQPAAAGFPGAAPAAAVSTNTPAKQPLPQSKVPVFTPLEGSSAGTHPRATTGNATRLAITSGTKSGTEIPLGTMPLTIGRSTDSSVVIRDDYTSTHHARLMVWNEEWMLQDLDSTNGTFLDGKRVTSPVNVPLNTPIKIGASTFELRR, from the coding sequence TTGAGTGAACTCACCCTCCTGATCCTTCAGTTCGCGTTTCTCGCTCTGCTCTGGATCTTCGTCTTCGTCGTGGTCTACGCCATGCGCAGCGATCTCTTCGGCCGACGCGTCAAGAAGCTGCCGGATGGCCAGCCGGCCGCCGCCGGCTTCCCGGGTGCGGCCCCCGCCGCCGCCGTGAGCACCAACACCCCGGCCAAACAGCCGCTCCCGCAGTCCAAGGTGCCCGTCTTCACGCCGCTCGAGGGCTCGTCTGCCGGAACCCATCCGCGCGCGACCACGGGCAACGCCACTCGCCTCGCAATCACCTCCGGCACGAAGAGCGGCACCGAGATCCCCCTCGGCACCATGCCGCTCACCATCGGCCGCTCCACCGATTCGAGCGTCGTCATCCGCGACGACTATACGTCCACGCACCACGCCCGGCTCATGGTGTGGAACGAGGAGTGGATGCTGCAGGATCTCGACTCCACGAACGGAACCTTCCTCGACGGCAAGCGCGTCACGTCACCCGTGAACGTTCCCCTCAATACGCCCATCAAGATCGGCGCCTCCACCTTCGAATTGCGGCGTTAG
- a CDS encoding DUF3662 and FHA domain-containing protein, whose protein sequence is MGLLDNFEKGLERAVNGAFAKTFRSGLAPVEITSALRRELDTKAAVISRDRILVPNSFRVIVGPGDYQRMLAIGPTLNDDLIQFVQTHAKQQGYQFAGGISLELVQNPRLTDGLVQIESANAAGEVTWTPVLDVAGKRYPITSSRTVIGRGSDADITIDDPGTSRKHVEILWDGKRAQVKDLGSTNGSQLNGAPVSKAPLEPESVIQIGRTRIVFRVLAQSSTVDQFADLRTQRQNNTARQPAQPGQQPLPPRPDRPRHDPGGFWREQS, encoded by the coding sequence GTGGGACTGCTGGACAACTTCGAGAAAGGTCTCGAACGCGCCGTCAACGGCGCCTTCGCCAAGACCTTCCGCTCGGGGCTGGCACCGGTCGAGATCACCTCTGCTCTGCGCCGTGAACTTGACACCAAGGCCGCCGTCATCTCGCGCGACCGCATCCTCGTGCCCAACAGCTTTCGGGTCATCGTCGGCCCCGGCGATTACCAGCGCATGCTGGCGATCGGCCCCACGCTCAACGACGATCTGATCCAGTTCGTGCAGACCCACGCCAAACAGCAGGGTTACCAGTTCGCCGGTGGCATCTCGCTCGAGCTCGTGCAAAATCCCCGCCTCACCGACGGGCTCGTTCAGATCGAGTCGGCCAATGCGGCCGGCGAGGTCACCTGGACCCCGGTGCTCGATGTGGCCGGCAAGCGCTACCCCATCACCTCGTCGCGAACGGTCATCGGCCGAGGCTCCGATGCCGACATCACCATCGACGATCCGGGCACCTCCCGCAAACACGTCGAGATCCTCTGGGACGGCAAGCGCGCGCAGGTCAAAGACCTCGGCTCCACCAACGGATCGCAGCTGAACGGCGCCCCCGTCTCGAAAGCTCCCCTCGAGCCGGAGTCCGTCATCCAGATCGGCCGCACCCGCATCGTGTTCCGCGTGCTCGCTCAGTCGTCCACCGTCGACCAGTTCGCCGATCTGCGCACGCAGCGCCAGAACAACACGGCCCGCCAGCCGGCTCAGCCCGGCCAACAGCCCCTGCCTCCGCGGCCCGACCGTCCCCGTCACGATCCGGGCGGCTTCTGGAGGGAGCAGAGTTGA
- a CDS encoding HAD hydrolase-like protein, protein MTSHAASKPWSTILFDLDGTITDSAPGILHRLARTLEILGHPVPPPSELVKFVGPPILDGFRAVADMDAAGAQDALVVYRGLAASDGPQADSVVYDGALDLLRSLHAAGVPIAITTSKSEVQAVRILQHLGVDGLFATITGSSEDETRSAKADVVEEALVRLRAAGVDLSNTVLVGDRHHDIEGAAVHGIPTIMVEWGYGSPAEAAGAIDSVSTMQQLAALLL, encoded by the coding sequence ATGACTAGCCACGCTGCCTCCAAGCCCTGGTCCACGATCCTCTTCGATCTCGACGGAACGATCACCGACTCGGCCCCCGGAATCCTGCACAGGCTGGCGCGCACCCTCGAGATCCTCGGCCACCCGGTTCCTCCGCCCTCCGAGCTGGTCAAGTTCGTGGGTCCGCCGATTCTCGACGGCTTCCGGGCGGTCGCCGACATGGATGCCGCCGGCGCGCAAGACGCGCTCGTCGTGTACCGCGGGCTGGCGGCATCCGATGGCCCGCAGGCCGACAGCGTCGTCTACGACGGGGCGCTCGATCTGCTGCGCTCCCTGCACGCCGCCGGAGTGCCGATCGCTATCACGACGTCGAAGTCGGAGGTGCAGGCGGTGCGCATCCTGCAACACCTCGGTGTCGACGGGCTCTTCGCGACGATCACCGGCTCCAGCGAAGACGAGACCCGCAGCGCCAAGGCCGACGTCGTCGAAGAAGCGCTCGTTCGCCTGCGCGCTGCCGGCGTCGACCTCTCGAACACGGTTCTCGTGGGTGACCGCCACCACGACATCGAGGGAGCCGCCGTGCACGGCATCCCCACGATCATGGTCGAGTGGGGCTACGGCTCCCCCGCCGAGGCTGCCGGCGCCATCGACTCGGTCAGCACGATGCAGCAACTGGCCGCTCTGCTGCTGTAG
- a CDS encoding alpha/beta fold hydrolase, with translation MRKPLKIGLITAGVIVAIPVLLLGTTAAVNAVATRAEASEITSYGQLVPVDGKNMNVVVTGAGSETIVLLPGLGTAAPGLDFEPLIAELSPRYRVVAVEPFGTGLSDATDTERTAENISREVHGALQELGIDRYVLMGHSIAGIYALEYSQLYANELIAFVGIDSSVPDQPGWDEPIPTDALVAVNGLGITRLLSSLADDPYKGLPYDAKTVKQMSLLTTKNAAAPTMVNEMKNTPSNFASVSGKTFPKDLPLLLFVRADDTDVDGWLDLHEQQAASVDNGRVITLRGEHYLHHTLSPQIVEDTSAFLAALP, from the coding sequence ATGCGTAAACCCCTGAAGATAGGTCTGATCACAGCGGGCGTGATCGTCGCCATTCCGGTGCTTCTGCTCGGCACAACGGCCGCGGTGAACGCCGTCGCCACGCGCGCCGAGGCATCCGAGATCACGAGCTACGGGCAACTCGTGCCCGTCGACGGAAAGAACATGAACGTCGTCGTCACCGGAGCGGGCAGCGAGACCATCGTGCTGCTGCCCGGTCTCGGCACGGCCGCTCCCGGTCTCGACTTCGAGCCCCTGATCGCCGAGCTCTCGCCCCGGTACCGGGTCGTCGCCGTGGAACCCTTCGGCACAGGCCTGAGCGATGCGACCGACACCGAGCGCACCGCGGAGAACATCAGCCGAGAGGTGCACGGAGCGCTGCAGGAGCTGGGCATCGACCGCTACGTGCTGATGGGCCATTCGATCGCGGGCATCTATGCCCTCGAATACAGCCAGCTGTACGCGAACGAGCTGATCGCGTTCGTCGGTATAGACAGCAGCGTTCCCGACCAGCCCGGCTGGGACGAGCCGATCCCGACCGACGCGCTCGTCGCCGTGAACGGCCTGGGCATCACCCGCCTGCTGTCGTCGTTGGCAGACGACCCATACAAGGGGCTCCCGTACGACGCGAAGACGGTGAAGCAGATGAGCCTGCTCACCACCAAGAACGCCGCCGCGCCCACCATGGTGAACGAGATGAAGAACACCCCGTCGAACTTCGCCTCGGTCAGCGGAAAGACGTTTCCGAAAGATCTGCCGCTGCTGCTGTTCGTTCGCGCCGATGACACCGATGTGGATGGCTGGCTCGACCTGCACGAGCAGCAGGCTGCAAGCGTCGACAACGGGCGAGTAATCACTCTTCGCGGCGAGCACTACCTTCACCACACCCTGTCGCCCCAGATCGTCGAAGACACGTCGGCTTTTCTCGCGGCTCTGCCGTGA
- a CDS encoding aminodeoxychorismate lyase, translated as MSSHPAVLFLVSADTGCVQVDPEDPHVFVTDLGVTRGDGIFETISVCNGRPQALEPHLARFARSARLLDLPEPDLALYRRAVLAAIEAHDDVPELFVKTVMTRGIEGTGVATGWAYATEAGDFAAARTAGIRVVTLDRGLRHDVAQTSPWLLQGAKTLSYAVNRAALREASRRDADDVIFTSSDGFVLEGPTANVILRLGDRLVTPRTDQGILAGTTQASVFEFAESIGLQTEYAVLPVAALAEADALWLVSSVRQAAPVNSLDGISRQVDGELTRRMTEFLLGRTE; from the coding sequence ATGAGTTCGCACCCTGCCGTCTTGTTCCTTGTCAGCGCCGACACCGGATGCGTGCAGGTCGATCCCGAAGACCCGCACGTGTTCGTGACCGATCTGGGCGTGACCCGCGGCGACGGCATCTTCGAGACGATCAGCGTGTGTAACGGACGGCCTCAGGCGCTCGAGCCGCACCTGGCGCGCTTCGCGCGCTCTGCACGCCTGCTCGACCTGCCGGAGCCCGACCTCGCGCTCTATCGCCGGGCCGTGCTTGCCGCGATCGAGGCGCATGACGACGTGCCGGAGCTCTTCGTGAAGACGGTGATGACCCGGGGCATCGAGGGCACGGGCGTGGCCACCGGGTGGGCGTACGCCACCGAGGCGGGCGATTTCGCGGCGGCCCGCACCGCGGGCATCCGGGTGGTGACCCTCGATCGTGGCCTCAGGCACGACGTCGCCCAGACGTCGCCGTGGCTGCTGCAGGGAGCGAAGACGCTCTCGTATGCGGTGAACAGGGCGGCCCTGCGCGAGGCCTCGCGGCGCGACGCCGACGATGTGATCTTCACCTCGAGTGACGGTTTTGTGCTCGAGGGACCGACGGCGAATGTGATTCTGCGCCTCGGAGACCGGCTGGTGACGCCGCGCACCGACCAGGGAATTCTGGCGGGCACGACGCAGGCGAGCGTGTTCGAGTTCGCGGAGTCGATCGGGCTGCAGACGGAGTATGCGGTGCTGCCGGTGGCTGCGCTGGCCGAGGCCGACGCGCTGTGGCTGGTGTCGAGTGTGCGCCAGGCGGCTCCGGTGAACAGCCTCGACGGCATCTCGCGGCAGGTCGATGGGGAGCTGACGCGGCGCATGACGGAGTTTCTGCTGGGGCGCACGGAGTAG
- the nadE gene encoding ammonia-dependent NAD(+) synthetase, which translates to MREDQARIVDALTVLPTIDPASEVERRTAFLVDYLKRTGAKGLVLGISGGQDSSLAGRLCQLAIERLKAEGVDATFVAVRLPYGVQADEDDAQLALGFIKPERVVTFDIKRGVDGIAAEYRDAIGSPISDFNKGNVKARARMVAQYAIAGDLGLLVVGTDHAAEAVTGFFTKFGDGGADILPLSGLTKRQGRALLEALQAPERLYLKAPTADLLDGTPGQTDEANLGLSYSDIDDFLEGKEVSDATAEAIVARYDATAHKRTLPVDPSDGWWR; encoded by the coding sequence ATGCGCGAAGACCAGGCCCGCATCGTCGATGCCCTCACCGTTCTGCCCACGATCGACCCGGCTTCAGAGGTCGAGCGTCGAACGGCGTTCCTCGTCGACTATCTGAAGCGCACGGGCGCCAAGGGACTCGTTCTGGGCATCAGCGGCGGCCAGGACTCGTCGCTCGCCGGTCGGCTCTGCCAGTTGGCGATCGAGAGGCTGAAGGCCGAGGGAGTCGACGCGACGTTCGTCGCCGTCAGACTTCCCTACGGCGTGCAGGCCGACGAAGACGATGCGCAGCTCGCCCTCGGCTTCATCAAGCCCGAGCGCGTGGTCACGTTCGATATCAAGCGCGGCGTCGACGGCATCGCGGCCGAATACAGGGATGCGATCGGTTCGCCGATCTCGGACTTCAACAAGGGCAACGTCAAGGCTCGGGCCCGCATGGTCGCGCAGTACGCGATCGCCGGCGACCTCGGCCTGCTCGTGGTGGGAACCGACCACGCGGCCGAGGCCGTGACGGGCTTCTTCACCAAGTTCGGCGACGGCGGCGCCGACATCCTGCCCCTGTCCGGTCTCACCAAGCGCCAGGGCCGCGCCCTTCTCGAGGCCCTGCAGGCGCCGGAACGGCTCTACCTCAAGGCCCCGACGGCAGATCTGCTCGACGGCACCCCCGGACAGACCGACGAGGCGAACCTCGGGCTGTCGTACTCCGATATCGACGACTTCCTCGAGGGCAAAGAGGTGTCCGACGCAACGGCCGAGGCGATCGTCGCGCGCTACGACGCCACCGCGCACAAGCGCACCCTGCCGGTCGACCCGAGCGACGGCTGGTGGCGTTGA
- a CDS encoding PP2C family serine/threonine-protein phosphatase — translation MALVTSSAAISHVGKIRSNNQDSGFAGQSLFAVADGMGGHAGGDVASALAITRLREIDGEYGSAVDAEFALQEAIVAANAILAETVFEHPELTGMGTTLSALVRVGHSVALAHIGDSRVYRFRDGALTQITADHTFVQRLVDSGRITAEEAKTHPRRSVLMRVLGDVDSTPDVDLQVMDTRPGDRWLICSDGLTGVVDNDHISEALASEMSPAEVVSDLVKQALDGGAPDNVTIVVVDISSSFDEQGVEPVTVGSASKPVAFEGSLGKRVSRIPGLRLHQRGPSDPSHFEPESEDYLDELIEENRRRSRRRKAAWLAGLLVVVLALAATAFIGYQWTQTRYYVGAVDGKVAIYHGVQQTVGPIALSEVYQVTKISVDDLPMYTQEQVSDTINADSVDAARDIVKRLGEAVETTPAPTPTPSPAPAAAPAAADAPAAPVG, via the coding sequence ATGGCCCTCGTCACCTCGAGCGCTGCCATCTCGCATGTCGGCAAGATCCGCTCGAACAACCAGGATTCCGGGTTCGCCGGCCAGTCGCTGTTCGCGGTCGCCGACGGTATGGGCGGCCACGCGGGCGGCGACGTCGCCTCCGCCCTGGCCATCACCCGCCTGCGAGAGATCGACGGTGAGTACGGCTCGGCCGTCGATGCCGAGTTCGCCCTGCAGGAGGCGATCGTCGCGGCCAACGCCATTCTCGCCGAGACCGTGTTCGAGCATCCAGAGCTCACCGGCATGGGCACCACTCTCTCCGCCCTGGTGAGGGTCGGCCACAGCGTGGCGCTCGCCCACATCGGCGACTCGCGGGTCTACCGCTTTCGCGACGGCGCCCTGACCCAGATCACCGCAGACCACACCTTCGTTCAGCGTCTCGTCGACTCGGGTCGTATCACCGCCGAAGAGGCCAAGACCCACCCGCGCCGATCGGTTCTGATGCGTGTGCTCGGCGACGTCGATTCGACACCGGATGTCGACCTGCAGGTCATGGACACCCGTCCCGGCGACAGGTGGCTGATCTGCTCCGACGGTCTCACCGGCGTGGTCGACAACGACCACATCTCCGAGGCCCTCGCCAGCGAGATGTCTCCCGCCGAGGTCGTCTCCGACCTCGTGAAGCAGGCGCTCGACGGCGGCGCACCCGACAACGTCACCATCGTCGTCGTCGACATCAGCAGCTCGTTCGACGAGCAGGGCGTCGAGCCGGTCACCGTGGGCTCCGCGTCCAAGCCCGTCGCCTTCGAGGGCTCGCTCGGAAAGCGTGTCTCGCGCATCCCGGGCCTTCGCCTGCACCAGCGCGGCCCGAGCGACCCCAGCCATTTCGAGCCCGAGTCCGAGGACTACCTCGACGAGCTCATCGAAGAGAACCGGCGCCGGTCGCGGCGCCGCAAGGCCGCCTGGCTCGCGGGGCTGCTCGTCGTTGTGCTCGCCCTCGCCGCCACCGCCTTCATCGGCTACCAGTGGACGCAGACCCGTTACTACGTCGGCGCCGTCGACGGCAAGGTGGCCATCTACCACGGCGTGCAGCAGACCGTGGGGCCCATCGCCCTCAGCGAGGTCTACCAGGTCACCAAGATCTCGGTCGACGACCTGCCCATGTACACGCAAGAGCAGGTGTCAGACACCATCAACGCCGATTCGGTGGATGCCGCGCGTGACATCGTGAAGCGGCTCGGCGAGGCGGTCGAGACCACTCCCGCCCCCACGCCGACGCCCTCACCTGCACCCGCCGCCGCCCCGGCAGCGGCCGACGCACCGGCGGCACCCGTTGGTTGA
- a CDS encoding YbjQ family protein: MIVVTSNEIPGHRIDAVFGEVMGLTVRSRNIGAQFTASFRSLGGGELPEMTKALYESRQEVMHRMVTEAQAKGANAIVAMRFDTSEMGTNWTEVCAYGTAVFAIPLGRGEAGATGQSVYLAESAASAGSAPATAATPPPPSEPA; the protein is encoded by the coding sequence ATGATCGTGGTAACGAGCAATGAGATTCCAGGGCATCGCATCGATGCCGTCTTCGGCGAGGTGATGGGGCTCACCGTGCGTTCGCGCAATATCGGTGCACAGTTCACCGCGAGCTTCCGCTCGCTGGGCGGCGGCGAGCTGCCCGAGATGACGAAGGCGCTCTACGAGAGCCGCCAGGAGGTGATGCACCGCATGGTCACCGAGGCCCAGGCCAAGGGCGCTAACGCCATCGTCGCCATGCGCTTCGACACCTCCGAGATGGGTACCAACTGGACAGAGGTGTGCGCCTACGGAACCGCTGTCTTCGCCATACCCCTCGGCCGCGGCGAGGCCGGTGCGACGGGCCAGTCCGTCTACCTCGCCGAGTCGGCGGCGAGCGCAGGGTCGGCGCCCGCAACCGCCGCAACGCCCCCGCCGCCGAGCGAACCGGCGTAG